The Panicum virgatum strain AP13 chromosome 3N, P.virgatum_v5, whole genome shotgun sequence genome includes the window ACATTTAGTCCTGGTTCTGCCACCTGGGACTAAAGcctggaggcttttgtcccggcagccgaatctcggttccaaaaccgggacaaatggccatttggaaccgggacaaaactgATGATCTGTAGTAGTGATCGGTTCTTACCTAATTCCTTCCTTGCAGAGTTTTAAATAGCCGATAGAACCAATGATGTTCATTTCATATTAAATCATTCAAATCTCGTTCCTTATTATGGTCAACTTTATCGGCCGATTTGTTTAACTTGGCTTTGCTATCTCCGACTGTCTCGGTTAGGTCCGATCTTTAAGTGGTAGATTTAAGTTAATCTAATCAGTTAGATTCGACCTGCTATAGCTTGAGTTATTAATTGGCTGTTTTAGCCGATCACAATCATGAATTAAGAACAAATCCTTTTGCAACTGGATTCATCAGCAAGTTTTGTTTAGTTTATCACCCTGGTTGTTAGCACTGTTTTGTTAGGTCCGATCCGACTAATGGTTGAATTTAATGAGCTGGACGTGTTTCTTTGCAATTGGATTTGTGTTTAGTTTTGGGTTTTTGCTATCACATGCAGTGGCGTAGGGTAATGGAGGCGAAACTGGGCCCCGGCCCCCCTTGTTTCGCGCTCACCTCGCCTGTCCCCTTGCTCAGGCGGCGGGGGCGCAGCAGCCGGGGCACCGGACGAGCCCGTTCTCGTTGCAGTCGGCACAGGCGcggaacccgccgccgcccttgagGCTGTACCGCTTGTGGCTGCCGTCGCAAGCGCCGCAGAACATGTagcgctcgccgccgcagcgggcGCAAGCGGAGGGgaaggcgggggcgggggccacgatgcggcggagctcgccggactcATGGAGGCGCCGGacctcctcggcgccgccgaggtGGCGGCCCAATCCATGTCGCCCCCCTGGTTTACTTCCACGCTCCGTCACTGATCACATGTGAACAGTTCTATAGGCGATGATCTCATCCTTGGCTGATATCATGTTTTGTGGAATTATTCGGAAACTATCACCAGCCGATAGATTCTATGTTAATTAATTACTGATTATTTTTTCCTTCTCAGCTACAAATCAAATTGAATGGTAAGCCACGAACCTTGATAGTAGGATCTGCATAGGAGATAAGCAGAACTCCCAGACCTTAACGCGCCGTGCTCTGCAACATTCAGCGGTCTAAATTTCGCAGCAACAATATGCATCTACAAAAGGATTTCCCCTACGTGGAAGGCCGAAGGGGGGATCCGTGTACATCAACCCAGTCTCTACATACGTTAGTGATATCTTCCGTGGGTGATTTTGACATCATgccaaacaaaacccaagttttCAGGACTCCAGCACGTAAGAGCTTCCGCGGGCGTTGAGCCGTCAAACACTGTCTGGCTTAGATCAGAATCTGAGGATGTTTCTGCCGTTTTTTTTAAGGATGTGTTTCTGGCGTCGCTTGACTGGCTCTGAATTCTGAAAGCCCATCAGAGAGATGATTTGCTAAGCTATGTACAAACTTCAAAACTGCAATCGAAGATGTTGATGGCGTTACTTACGTGCGCGGACACCATCACGCATCAGCAATTCAGCACTGCCAGGGAAGACAACATTTCAGCAGCAAGGAACAACGAAGGCGGTTTCCTCTCACTCTCGCGGCATAAATGTGGGCCCAGTTCGACGATGGGCGCAAGCGCAAAGCGGGCCGGCgcggacggcgacgcgacctTAAGGTCGTCCTATGATATATACCTTCCTTAAGAAGCAACCGGGGCATTCAAGCCAAGCTTCGGCGATGCAAACCGCCAGCTAGATGATCagggcagtcccaatgcagACTCCACTCATAGAGTCTAAGCCTCAAAGACTCCGTCACAAGAAACTATACTTCCCAATACAAATGTGTTACTTTAATTTATATGGCTCACTTGTCTCTCTCATATTCATTATTAATTTGCGTGAAGATTTggagtcttgatttctctctcttccataaatatattgccacatcagcaaaacacaataaataaGAGGCTAAGACTTTATGGTGGAGTTTGGGTTGGGACTCCCCTTGTAGTCCGTCGACGGACGCTTCTCTTAATCGAGATCGCTCCACCAGCAAAactgcaaaacaatcaagacGGGCATCATCAACACGTACGGCGTGGACGACGATCTTTTCCCGCGTGATGGCGACCCGGGCAATGTCCGTCCTCGACCT containing:
- the LOC120667695 gene encoding uncharacterized protein LOC120667695, producing MGFHFASISAHGRVGQQSPAVCLPGPIVADGRVSCRGLKPSSKTTGLTASSTDELAGSDLGRRTEFSAELLMRDGVRALTERGSKPGGRHGLGRHLGGAEEVRRLHESGELRRIVAPAPAFPSACARCGGERYMFCGACDGSHKRYSLKGGGGFRACADCNENGLVRCPGCCAPAA